Proteins encoded together in one Terriglobia bacterium window:
- a CDS encoding TolC family protein, giving the protein MIRKESILAVALLALGLAMPCFASDSARTTSPPMSQPQLGNDVLRLEDVVRVAVERNPALQSAAHMVEAQRRRVPQAKALPDPSVSIGWMGNAQPFSVQTGDPSSYRSVSAMQMLPFPGKLRLRGEMAGKDADAAQWDVEAQRRRVVAEVKTAFYDYFFYEKAIQSMQRNRELLEKLSQIAEARYRVGKAVQQDVLKSQVEVSLLLQKLTTLEAQRDIARARLNTLMLRSPESPLPPPAEVEASGLSYSLDELYKLARQNDTELQRDARLIERNQLAANLAQKDALPDLSVGYMYQQRPEMPDMHGMTFSVSIPVFYGNKQKQAIQQAVEERAASERSRDNRQNELFFELKQNYLAAKASDQLLKLYAQGVVPQSSLALESSMSAYQVGNVDFLTVLGNFTTVNNYEVEYFRELANHQTTLARMEALVGVDLTSAQPAPTGAPQGPGRK; this is encoded by the coding sequence ATGATCCGCAAAGAATCGATACTTGCAGTGGCACTGCTGGCCCTCGGTCTGGCCATGCCTTGCTTCGCCAGCGATAGCGCGCGCACGACCTCACCGCCGATGTCGCAACCGCAACTCGGGAATGACGTGCTGCGGCTGGAAGATGTGGTGCGCGTGGCAGTGGAGAGGAATCCCGCCCTCCAGAGCGCAGCGCACATGGTGGAGGCGCAACGGCGGCGCGTGCCCCAGGCCAAAGCTCTGCCCGACCCGAGCGTCAGCATCGGCTGGATGGGCAACGCGCAGCCCTTCAGCGTGCAGACGGGCGATCCGTCGAGCTACCGCAGCGTGAGCGCGATGCAGATGCTGCCCTTCCCCGGCAAGCTGCGCCTGCGCGGCGAGATGGCGGGCAAGGACGCCGACGCCGCGCAATGGGACGTCGAAGCGCAGCGGCGGCGCGTGGTCGCCGAGGTCAAGACGGCCTTCTACGACTACTTTTTCTACGAGAAGGCCATCCAGAGCATGCAGCGCAACCGCGAGCTGCTGGAGAAGCTGTCGCAGATTGCCGAGGCGCGCTACCGCGTGGGCAAGGCGGTGCAGCAGGACGTGCTCAAGTCGCAGGTGGAGGTCTCCCTGCTGCTGCAAAAACTGACCACACTGGAAGCGCAGCGCGACATCGCACGCGCGCGGCTGAACACGCTGATGCTGCGCAGTCCGGAGTCTCCGCTGCCTCCGCCGGCCGAGGTCGAGGCCTCCGGCCTCTCCTATTCGCTCGACGAGCTCTACAAGCTGGCGCGACAGAACGATACCGAACTGCAGCGCGACGCGCGCCTGATCGAGCGCAACCAACTGGCCGCCAACCTGGCGCAGAAGGACGCGCTGCCCGACCTGAGCGTCGGCTACATGTACCAGCAGCGTCCGGAGATGCCTGACATGCACGGCATGACGTTCTCGGTCAGCATCCCGGTCTTCTACGGGAACAAGCAGAAGCAGGCGATCCAGCAGGCAGTGGAGGAGCGGGCGGCGAGTGAGCGCTCGCGCGACAACCGCCAGAACGAGCTCTTCTTCGAGCTCAAGCAGAATTACCTGGCAGCCAAGGCGTCGGACCAGCTTTTGAAGCTCTACGCGCAGGGCGTGGTGCCGCAGTCGTCGCTGGCGCTGGAGTCGAGCATGTCGGCCTACCAGGTGGGCAACGTGGATTTCCTGACCGTGCTCGGCAACTTCACCACCGTGAACAACTACGAGGTCGAGTACTTCCGCGAGCTGGCGAATCACCAGACCACGCTGGCGCGGATGGAGGCACTGGTGGGTGTCGACCTGACCAGTGCGCAGCCGGCCCCTACGGGCGCACCGCAAGGGCCCGGGAGGAAATAA
- a CDS encoding efflux RND transporter periplasmic adaptor subunit has product MKLQRKYLIIPAAVVIAGVIAVLSFPGRKAEADGDDSAGRPVAVALAERKPLDNSITLSGEFRPFQQVDVHAKVAGYIRVIYVDVGDKVKEGQTLAILEVPELSAQVVGAEASIRRDRDAIQRATSDVERANSAHAAYHTAYTRLKQASEQRPGLIAEQELDDSMAKDKESEANVSSAQAALAEARNQLNVAEATRQQLAAMEAYSRITAPFAGAITKRYADTGSLIQAGTASNTQAMPVVRLAELWKFRLTLPVPESAVPMVHLGSVVQVRVPSLNRDFEGRVARFADSLDQQTRTMQTEVDVENKDGSLVQGMYAEVALVLSRKDAALTVPVQAVTRNGNEASVLVVGTDNRIEERKVQLGMEGAHRLEITSGVKEGERVVIGSRSQFRTGERVVPKIIRSNGTNVEGGL; this is encoded by the coding sequence ATGAAGTTACAACGCAAGTATCTGATCATTCCCGCCGCGGTCGTCATCGCTGGAGTGATTGCGGTCTTGAGCTTCCCCGGCAGGAAGGCAGAGGCCGACGGTGACGATTCCGCAGGGCGCCCGGTCGCGGTGGCGCTGGCCGAGCGCAAGCCTCTCGACAACTCGATCACCCTGTCCGGCGAATTCCGGCCCTTCCAGCAGGTAGACGTCCACGCCAAGGTCGCAGGCTACATCCGCGTGATCTACGTGGACGTCGGCGACAAAGTGAAGGAAGGCCAGACCCTCGCCATCCTGGAAGTACCCGAGCTGAGTGCCCAGGTGGTGGGCGCCGAAGCTTCCATCCGGCGCGACCGCGATGCCATCCAGCGCGCCACCAGCGATGTCGAGCGCGCCAACTCGGCGCACGCCGCCTACCACACCGCCTACACCCGGCTGAAGCAGGCCTCGGAGCAGCGTCCCGGCCTCATCGCCGAGCAGGAACTCGATGATTCCATGGCCAAGGACAAGGAATCGGAAGCCAACGTGAGCAGCGCGCAGGCGGCTCTGGCGGAAGCCCGCAACCAGTTGAACGTTGCGGAAGCCACCCGCCAGCAATTAGCCGCCATGGAAGCCTACTCGCGCATCACGGCTCCGTTCGCGGGCGCGATCACCAAGCGCTACGCCGACACCGGCTCCCTCATTCAGGCCGGGACCGCCTCCAATACGCAGGCCATGCCCGTGGTGCGCCTGGCCGAGTTGTGGAAATTCCGCCTCACCTTGCCGGTCCCCGAGTCCGCGGTCCCCATGGTGCACCTGGGGAGCGTGGTGCAGGTGCGCGTCCCCTCGCTGAACCGCGACTTCGAAGGGCGCGTGGCCCGTTTTGCCGACTCTCTCGACCAGCAGACCCGCACCATGCAGACGGAAGTGGATGTCGAGAACAAAGACGGCAGCCTGGTGCAGGGCATGTATGCGGAAGTGGCGCTGGTGCTGTCGCGCAAGGACGCCGCACTGACCGTGCCCGTCCAGGCAGTCACGCGCAACGGGAACGAAGCCAGCGTGCTGGTGGTGGGGACGGACAACCGCATCGAGGAGCGCAAGGTACAGCTCGGGATGGAAGGCGCACACCGGCTGGAGATCACCTCCGGCGTGAAGGAGGGCGAGCGCGTGGTGATCGGCAGCCGCAGCCAGTTCCGGACTGGCGAGCGGGTCGTTCCCAAGATCATCCGCTCCAATGGAACCAATGTGGAGGGTGGGCTCTGA